From the genome of Thermoflexus hugenholtzii, one region includes:
- a CDS encoding NUDIX domain-containing protein: MDPIAAEVPLESRRIYEGRILNLRVDQVRLPSGGTTLREVVEHRGAVAIVPVLDDERVVLVRQFRYAVGQVSLEIPAGTLEPGEDPLTCARRELAEETGYQAARWERLGTIWPTPGYSTEEIVLFLARDLTPGPAHPEFDEALRVVPLRWADLWEAIEDGRLRDAKSIVALTWAARRLGRI; encoded by the coding sequence ATGGATCCGATCGCTGCCGAGGTCCCCCTGGAGAGTCGGAGGATCTACGAGGGCCGGATCCTCAACCTGCGGGTGGACCAGGTCCGCCTGCCCTCCGGGGGAACGACGCTGCGGGAGGTGGTGGAGCATCGCGGCGCCGTCGCCATCGTGCCGGTCCTGGACGACGAGCGCGTGGTCCTGGTCCGCCAGTTCCGTTACGCCGTGGGTCAGGTCTCGCTGGAGATCCCCGCCGGCACCCTGGAGCCGGGGGAAGATCCGCTGACGTGCGCCCGTCGGGAGCTGGCGGAGGAGACCGGCTATCAGGCCGCCCGCTGGGAGCGGCTGGGGACCATCTGGCCCACGCCCGGCTACAGCACCGAGGAGATCGTCCTCTTCCTCGCCCGCGATCTGACGCCGGGTCCCGCTCATCCGGAGTTCGATGAAGCGCTTCGGGTGGTCCCCTTGCGCTGGGCGGATCTGTGGGAGGCCATCGAGGATGGACGCCTGCGGGACGCCAAGAGCATCGTGGCCCTGACCTGGGCGGCCCGCCGGCTGGGGAGGATCTGA
- a CDS encoding AIR synthase family protein, protein MTEILPVGKLPLEWMRRLLDYPISDPRVRLGPGVGLDAAVVEMGDRCLVVKADPITFATEAIGWYAVQINANDIATTGAAPRWMLAILLLPEGRTDRALVEEIFGQLRAACEALGITLIGGHSEVTYGLDRPILAGFMLGEVEAERLITPRGARAGDRLILSKPIAIEGTAVIAREKRAELLPVFGEEFLRRCADFLYTPGISVVEDARIAQRAGRVHAMHDPTEGGLATGLWELAEAAGLGLRVEGEAVPVYPETQALCAHYGLDPWGLLASGSLLIAAPPEDAPAIREALIAAGRPAALIGELRPPEEGRWIERGGRRIPLQPFPRDELARLFEG, encoded by the coding sequence ATGACGGAGATCTTGCCCGTCGGCAAGCTCCCGCTGGAGTGGATGCGGCGCCTGCTGGATTACCCCATCTCGGACCCACGGGTGCGTCTGGGGCCTGGAGTGGGACTGGATGCCGCCGTGGTCGAGATGGGGGACCGATGCCTGGTGGTCAAGGCAGACCCCATCACCTTCGCCACTGAGGCCATCGGCTGGTATGCCGTCCAGATCAACGCCAACGACATCGCCACCACCGGCGCCGCCCCCCGCTGGATGCTGGCCATCCTCCTCCTGCCGGAGGGGCGCACGGACCGGGCGCTGGTGGAGGAGATCTTCGGGCAGCTGCGCGCCGCATGCGAGGCCCTGGGGATCACCCTGATCGGGGGCCACAGCGAGGTGACCTATGGGCTGGACCGGCCGATCCTCGCCGGTTTCATGCTGGGGGAGGTGGAGGCGGAGCGCCTGATCACGCCGCGGGGGGCGCGGGCGGGCGATCGGTTGATCCTGAGCAAACCCATCGCCATCGAGGGGACGGCGGTGATCGCCCGGGAGAAACGCGCCGAGCTGTTGCCGGTCTTCGGGGAGGAATTCCTGCGGCGGTGCGCCGATTTCCTTTACACCCCCGGGATCAGCGTGGTGGAGGACGCCCGGATCGCCCAGCGCGCCGGGCGGGTGCACGCCATGCACGATCCCACCGAGGGGGGGCTGGCCACCGGGCTGTGGGAGCTGGCGGAGGCCGCGGGCCTGGGCCTTCGGGTGGAGGGCGAGGCCGTGCCGGTGTATCCGGAGACCCAGGCGCTGTGCGCCCATTACGGGCTGGATCCGTGGGGGTTGCTGGCCTCAGGCTCCTTGCTGATCGCCGCCCCTCCGGAGGACGCCCCGGCCATCCGGGAGGCGCTGATCGCTGCCGGGCGCCCGGCCGCCCTGATCGGCGAGCTGCGGCCGCCGGAGGAAGGGCGATGGATCGAGCGAGGGGGCCGGCGGATCCCTCTCCAACCCTTCCCCCGGGACGAGCTGGCCCGCCTCTTTGAAGGCTGA
- a CDS encoding ABC-2 family transporter protein, producing the protein MNGSPRPTTLSEGWAAAAATLRAYPTLLRIYWARTLEYRIQILIWILSGAVPLVMLAVWLSMAREGPVGSFDAGTFVGYYLAAIFLRRMTGVWIVWELNRDIRTGGLSARLLRPLHPLHYDLARTLASRPLQALLVGPPIALALYLYPGPQLDLAPVNVVRVLLATFLALLLEFFFQYAIGLTAFWTSQAVAFHEVWFFIKALGSGYVIPLALMPEGIRNALRWTPFPLMLSFPLEMLLGRLPPDRIAQGFLAQILWLAVAVSLVTLLWRLGIRRYEAFGA; encoded by the coding sequence ATGAACGGCTCCCCGCGCCCCACCACGCTCTCGGAAGGATGGGCCGCTGCGGCCGCCACGCTGCGGGCCTATCCCACGCTGTTGCGTATTTACTGGGCCCGCACCCTGGAATACCGGATCCAGATCCTGATCTGGATCCTCTCGGGGGCGGTGCCGCTGGTGATGCTCGCTGTTTGGCTCTCCATGGCGCGGGAGGGCCCCGTCGGCTCCTTCGACGCGGGGACCTTTGTGGGGTATTATCTGGCGGCGATCTTCCTGCGCCGCATGACGGGCGTCTGGATCGTGTGGGAGCTCAACCGGGACATCCGGACCGGGGGGTTGAGCGCGCGGCTGCTCCGTCCCCTCCATCCGCTGCATTACGATCTCGCGCGCACCCTGGCCTCCCGCCCCCTGCAGGCCCTCCTGGTCGGCCCGCCCATCGCCCTGGCCCTCTATCTGTATCCGGGCCCTCAACTGGATCTCGCCCCTGTGAACGTCGTCCGGGTCCTCCTGGCGACGTTCCTCGCCCTGTTGCTGGAGTTCTTCTTCCAGTATGCCATCGGCCTCACCGCCTTCTGGACCTCCCAGGCGGTGGCCTTCCATGAGGTCTGGTTCTTCATCAAAGCGCTGGGATCCGGTTATGTGATCCCCCTGGCCCTGATGCCCGAGGGGATCCGGAACGCCCTCCGCTGGACGCCCTTCCCGCTGATGCTCTCCTTCCCCCTGGAGATGCTCCTGGGCCGTCTCCCTCCGGACCGCATCGCGCAGGGGTTCCTGGCCCAGATCCTCTGGCTGGCGGTAGCGGTCTCCCTGGTGACGTTGCTCTGGCGGCTGGGGATCCGACGGTATGAGGCCTTCGGTGCCTGA
- a CDS encoding RNA polymerase sigma factor yields the protein MDEAQAVERWQRGDPEGLEVLVRAYELRALRTAYLILRDRMDAEDAVQNAFLRAWEHRHRFDPRRPFWPWLLRLVIREALRLAGRRDRHLPASSPSFLEMEDPLESTWGDPHPSPEQMAEQAEQRRRVWQALGLLSPTQRTAIVLRYYHELPEKEIAELMGCTTGTVKHYLYEGRIRLRGILGSPGAPDRKGEDHG from the coding sequence ATGGATGAGGCCCAGGCCGTTGAGCGGTGGCAGCGGGGCGATCCGGAGGGACTGGAGGTGCTGGTCCGGGCATATGAGCTGCGGGCGCTTCGCACCGCCTATCTGATCCTGCGGGATCGCATGGACGCCGAGGACGCGGTGCAGAACGCCTTCCTGCGCGCCTGGGAACACCGTCATCGGTTCGACCCTCGACGTCCTTTCTGGCCCTGGCTCCTGCGCCTCGTCATCCGGGAGGCCCTGCGCCTGGCCGGACGGCGGGATCGGCATCTTCCAGCCTCTTCTCCCTCCTTCTTGGAGATGGAGGATCCTTTGGAATCCACCTGGGGGGATCCCCATCCCTCTCCGGAGCAGATGGCGGAGCAGGCGGAGCAAAGGCGACGCGTCTGGCAAGCTCTGGGGCTGCTCTCCCCAACCCAGCGGACCGCCATCGTGTTGCGTTACTATCACGAGCTCCCGGAGAAGGAGATCGCCGAGCTGATGGGATGCACCACAGGCACCGTGAAGCACTACCTGTATGAAGGGCGGATCCGCCTGCGAGGCATCCTCGGATCCCCCGGCGCGCCGGACCGAAAGGGAGAGGACCATGGATGA
- a CDS encoding L,D-transpeptidase produces MKQAEPLVPYTYAYVKAPAPTYRSPEEALNGGAPRRVFPAGYVWVSVHGRVEAGGKVFYLINPDEYIDAAYLAFGAPSAFQGVVFSEPPSRPFGWIVQATRPSTAPGRAPDPQAPLLGRYTRITVEETREIGDQVWYRVGPDQWVKAQAVGLVFPTRRPEGIPPGAKWIEVNLYEQTLAAYEGDRLVFATLISSGRPWTPTVTGLYRIQVKVRATRMDGDIFGYYYLEDVPWTMFFYQGYALHGTYWHDRFGFPHSRGCVNLSPRDARWLYEWAEPYGDRPLVRATPDNPGTYVWVHR; encoded by the coding sequence GTGAAGCAGGCCGAGCCGCTGGTGCCCTACACCTACGCCTATGTGAAGGCGCCCGCCCCGACCTATCGCTCCCCGGAGGAAGCCCTCAACGGAGGCGCGCCGCGCCGCGTCTTTCCGGCCGGCTACGTGTGGGTGAGCGTGCACGGGCGGGTCGAGGCGGGCGGGAAGGTGTTCTATCTGATCAACCCGGACGAATACATCGACGCCGCCTACCTGGCCTTCGGGGCGCCGTCCGCATTCCAGGGCGTGGTGTTCAGCGAGCCGCCCTCGCGCCCCTTCGGCTGGATCGTGCAGGCGACGCGGCCTTCCACAGCGCCCGGCCGGGCCCCTGATCCGCAAGCCCCGCTGTTAGGGCGCTACACGCGCATCACCGTGGAGGAAACCCGCGAGATCGGCGATCAGGTCTGGTATCGGGTCGGCCCGGATCAGTGGGTGAAGGCCCAGGCCGTCGGCCTGGTGTTCCCCACCCGACGGCCGGAGGGGATCCCGCCCGGCGCCAAGTGGATCGAGGTGAATCTTTACGAGCAGACCCTGGCGGCCTATGAAGGGGATCGCCTGGTGTTCGCCACCTTGATCTCCTCCGGGCGGCCGTGGACCCCCACCGTCACCGGCCTCTACCGGATCCAGGTCAAGGTGCGGGCGACCCGAATGGACGGGGACATCTTCGGCTACTACTATCTGGAGGACGTCCCCTGGACCATGTTCTTCTATCAGGGATATGCCCTCCACGGCACCTACTGGCATGACCGCTTCGGGTTCCCGCACAGCCGCGGGTGTGTGAACCTCTCCCCGCGGGACGCCCGCTGGCTCTACGAGTGGGCGGAGCCTTACGGGGATCGGCCCCTGGTGCGAGCCACGCCGGACAACCCCGGCACCTACGTGTGGGTGCACCGCTAA
- a CDS encoding LysM domain-containing protein, whose translation MVGKRMPRALPWLGLAALVALTACRPTRSRSGPVPTATPPGLLFGAPTATATVAPAMPPTPTLLPVTPIMPEGAPTPTPFFSPLPPPTPVAPAPTAAPPAQVTHVVQPGETLFRIALRYGTTVEAIARANNLINPDFIVPGQRLVIPVSAPATGTPTGGERVYIVQPGDNLFRIGLKFNMLWTVIAARNGITNPNAIYPGQRLIIPSP comes from the coding sequence ATGGTTGGAAAGCGCATGCCTCGTGCTTTGCCCTGGCTGGGCCTGGCGGCGCTGGTGGCCCTGACCGCGTGCCGCCCCACGCGCTCCCGCTCCGGCCCCGTGCCCACGGCAACCCCTCCGGGGTTGCTCTTCGGCGCGCCGACGGCGACCGCGACGGTCGCGCCCGCGATGCCGCCCACGCCGACGCTCCTGCCGGTCACCCCCATCATGCCCGAAGGCGCCCCCACGCCCACGCCCTTCTTCTCCCCGCTTCCTCCTCCCACGCCGGTCGCTCCGGCCCCCACCGCCGCGCCGCCCGCCCAGGTGACCCACGTGGTCCAGCCGGGGGAGACGTTGTTCCGCATCGCCCTCCGCTACGGGACCACGGTGGAGGCCATCGCCCGGGCGAACAACCTGATCAACCCGGACTTCATCGTGCCCGGGCAGCGGCTGGTGATCCCGGTCTCCGCGCCGGCCACCGGGACGCCCACCGGGGGCGAGCGGGTTTACATCGTCCAGCCCGGGGATAACCTGTTCCGCATCGGGCTGAAGTTCAACATGCTGTGGACGGTGATCGCCGCCCGGAACGGGATCACCAACCCCAACGCGATCTACCCCGGCCAGCGGCTGATCATCCCCAGCCCATAA
- the mtnP gene encoding S-methyl-5'-thioadenosine phosphorylase produces MAREPVKLAIIGGSGLYEMEALRDVEEVRISTPFGDPSDAIIVGTLEGRRVAFLPRHGRGHRISPSEINSRANIYALKTLGVERIVAVSACGSLREEFAPGHVVVPDQLIDATKGKRAYSFFGNGLVVHISMADPFCPHLSEYVYQAVKAVGGTVHKGGTFITIEGPRFSTKAESRVWRQWGADIIGMTAVPEAQLAREAEICYAAMAHVTDYDVWREAEEPVTAEMVIRRLAANVALAKEAIRVLARTLPEERPCACGSALQHAFATDLSLVPESLKRDLAPILGKYLPPSA; encoded by the coding sequence ATGGCGCGGGAGCCGGTGAAGCTGGCCATCATCGGGGGCAGCGGCCTCTATGAAATGGAAGCCCTGCGGGACGTGGAGGAGGTGCGGATCTCGACGCCCTTCGGGGATCCCAGCGACGCCATCATCGTCGGGACGCTGGAGGGGCGGCGGGTGGCTTTCCTCCCCCGGCATGGGCGCGGCCATCGGATCTCCCCCAGCGAGATCAACAGCCGCGCCAACATCTACGCCCTGAAAACCCTCGGGGTGGAGCGGATCGTCGCCGTCAGCGCCTGCGGGAGCCTGCGCGAGGAGTTCGCCCCCGGCCACGTCGTGGTGCCCGATCAGCTCATCGACGCCACCAAGGGCAAGCGCGCCTACTCCTTCTTCGGCAACGGCCTGGTGGTCCACATCTCGATGGCCGACCCCTTCTGCCCCCACCTGAGCGAATACGTCTATCAGGCCGTGAAGGCGGTGGGGGGCACCGTGCATAAGGGGGGGACGTTCATCACCATCGAGGGGCCGAGGTTCTCCACGAAGGCGGAGAGCCGGGTGTGGCGCCAGTGGGGGGCGGACATCATCGGCATGACCGCGGTGCCGGAGGCCCAGCTGGCCCGGGAGGCAGAGATCTGCTACGCGGCCATGGCCCACGTGACCGATTACGACGTGTGGCGGGAGGCCGAGGAGCCGGTGACCGCGGAGATGGTGATCCGGCGTCTGGCGGCCAACGTGGCCCTGGCCAAGGAGGCCATCCGGGTCCTGGCCCGGACGCTCCCGGAGGAGCGGCCGTGTGCCTGCGGCAGCGCCCTCCAGCACGCCTTCGCCACCGACCTCTCCCTCGTCCCCGAATCCCTCAAGCGGGATCTCGCCCCCATCCTGGGGAAGTATCTCCCCCCATCCGCCTGA